Proteins co-encoded in one Plectropomus leopardus isolate mb chromosome 14, YSFRI_Pleo_2.0, whole genome shotgun sequence genomic window:
- the LOC121953643 gene encoding alcohol dehydrogenase 1-like, which yields MATAGKVIKCKAAVAWEPNKPLVIEEIEVAPPQANEVRIKIVAAGLCHTDLSHLFETMPKESFPIVLGHEGAGIVESVGHRVTEFQPGDKVIPLVMSQCRECRFCRNPKTNLCEKGWASDRFTEMALTDSRLSCKGKKVLQFIETSTFSEYTVINQMAVAKIDPAAPLDKVCLLGCGVPTGYGAAVNAAKVKPGSTCAVFGLGAVGLAAVMGCKAAGAKRIIAVDINPEKFEKAKVFGATDFVNPRDHSRPINEVLSEMTNGGVDYSIECVGDVKVMRSALESCVKGWGVSVILGAVLMHDFSAKPIQLLTGRTWKGCLFGGYKPKDGVPQLVKAYLDKKVKLDELITHNMPLDKINDAIELMKHGKCIRTVLSVSPHEDHYGAFSEPQII from the exons atggccacaGCTGGTAAG GTCATCAAATGCAAGGCAGCAGTGGCCTGGGAGCCCAACAAGCCTTTGGTGATAGAGGAGATTGAGGTAGCTCCACCCCAGGCCAACGAGGTCCGCATCAAG ATTGTGGCAGCCGGGTTGTGCCACACGGACCTGTCTCATCTCTTTGAGACTATGCCCAAGGAGAGCTTCCCAATAGTCCTCGGCCATGAGGGAGCCGGCATTGTGGAGAGTGTTGGGCATAGAGTCACTGAATTTCAACCAG GAGACAAGGTGATTCCTCTGGTTATGTCCCAGTGTAGAGAATGCCGCTTCTGTAGGAATCCCAAAACTAACCTTTGTGAAAAAGGATG GGCAAGTGATCGTTTCACAGAGATGGCATTAACAGACTCCAGATTAAGCTGTAAGGGGAAGAAGGTGCTGCAGTTCATAGAAACCAGTACCTTCTCTGAGTACACTGTGATTAACCAGATGGCCGTGGCTAAGATTGATCCAGCTGCCCCTCTGGACAAAGTCTGTCTCCTTGGCTGTGGGGTCCCCACAGGATATGGAGCAGCAGTTAATGCTGCTAAg GTAAAACCAGGCTCCACATGTGCTGTGTTCGGCCTGGGAGCTGTGGGTTTGGCTGCAGTCATGGGCTGCAAAGCTGCAGGAGCCAAGAGGATTATTGCTGTTGACATCAATCCAGAGAAGTTTGAGAAAGCCAAGGTCTTCGGTGCGACCGACTTTGTGAACCCCAGGGATCACAGTAGACCCATCAACGAAGTGCTGTCTGAGATGACGAATGGAGGAGTGGACTACTCCATAGAATGTGTCGGGGATGTGAAAGTCATG CGAAGTGCCTTGGAGTCTTGTGTGAAAGGCTGGGGTGTCAGCGTAATTCTTGGTGCAGTACTCATGCACGACTTCTCTGCAAAACCCATTCAACTCTTGACTGGACGAACATGGAAAGGTTGCCTGTTTGGAG GATATAAGCCTAAGGATGGTGTGCCTCAGTTGGTTAAAGCCTACCTGGACAAAAAAGTGAAGCTGGATGAGCTCATCACTCACAACATGCCTTTGGACAAGATCAATGATGCCATTGAACTGATGAAGCATGGCAAATG CATCCGGACAGTTCTAAGTGTTTCTCCACATGAAGACCATTACGGTGCTTTCAGTGAACCCCAAATCATTTAA